The nucleotide sequence ACCCGTCGCAAGCTTTTCTTCAGCCGCTTTGATAATATCAGCACTGAATCCTCCGTATCCAGGAATGCTCTTATAGTTCACGATCCCCTGATACATTGCTTCTTCTTGTAAAGTCAGCGGTGTAAATTTTAATTTTTCCTTCGCCATTTTCTTGATTGATTCATCGTTAGTGTTTTCAATCAGGAATCGAAGGATCCTTGGATTTTGCATTTTTGAAATGATGAATTCTACAATGTCAGGATGCCAGTCACTAAGCATGATCATCTGCGCGCCCCTTCTGGACCCGCCCTGCTCAACTAAATGCGTTAGCTTGGCAATATCATCGAGCCAAGAGACCGATCCGGATGATTTTCCGTTTACGCCTTTGGCGAGTGTGTTGCGCGGTCTTAATGTTGAACCGTTCGTTCCGACTCCGCCGCCCCGGCTCATGATTTCCATGACCTGCTTGCGGTGCTCGGAAATGCCTTCTCGTGAATCTTTTACAAACGGCATTACATAACAGTTGAAGTAGGTAACGTCTGTTTCTGCCCCTGCTCCGTAGAGAACGCGGCCAGCCGGGATGAAGTTCATTGAAACAAGCTCTTGATAGAACTTCTCGAACCATTCCTGGCGCTTTTCCTCTGTCTTTTCCACAGCTGCCAGCCCTGTTGCATTGCGTTTTGCAATTTGTTCGTAGAATACTTCAAGCGGCTTTTCAATAACGTCCAGTGAACGTTTGATCACACCGGTTGATGATTCTTCCGGGTCATCAAGTACACCGCGGAATTCTTCGTCCACAAGCACTTTAGCTGTTTTATTCTCCCAATCAATATCTAGTATGAACCCAAGTCCGCGTGCAGGAAACTTTGGATCCTCTTTGATGGTGAGAACGACGAAATCCCCATTTGATAGAGTAATTTTTTCAGTGTCTTTAAAAGTATAGCGGTCCAGCATGACTAGTCTGGAGACGCCTTTGTGGGTAAGTTTCATATCAGGTGTGATGGGGTGAACCTGTGGGAACAACTTAATATCCTTGTTCAGGCTTTCAACATTCAGGCTCATTTTTTGTCCAAAAGTAACAGACATTTCTACAACTCCTTCAAAGGTTTTAAATCTTTTCTCTAATGTGTTACTAGAAGTATGTAATTCTAGCTGCATTTTTGAATTACCCTTACGTTATCATATCGAAACACCAAAAATCAATATATAGTGTATTTTTTATTTTCGACAACACTATATATGGTGTTTAGGTCAAAGAAACGTAATTTTGTCAAACACGAAAACTACTAAAAAAGAGAGAGAGAAAGAGAGAATGATAGAATCTTCCACCTAAATGACAGAAATCAACAAATTTCGAAGGTTGCACTTTTTTGAATTCCTCAGACCCCTAGAAAATACTGGATAAAAACAAAAAAAGCGGAAAATCCGCTTTTTTATATTTCTTATCTCTTAAAATTCCACTCATCAGATTCATACTTGTTCTTTGCCAGTGCATTTACATAATCCAATTCTTCCTGGCTCAAAATGTATGGTTCTAAAATAATCCCTAGTCCGTCCTCGAATCCTGATTTGAATGCTTCTTTCGCTTCCTCAAGAGTAATCTTCCGGCTGCTGATCTCATTTATGGCAACAGCTTTTGTCTTGAAAGCCTTCTGCATTCTCTCCTTAACACGATCATTCGGATACTTGAATAAACTGAAAAGCTTATCCTCATCCAGATCCAGGAGGATGGAACCGTGCTGGAGAATGACTCCTTTTTGCCGTGTCTGTGCGCTGCCTGCCACTTTACGTCCCTCAACTACAAGCTCATACCAGCTTGGTGCATCGAAACAAACTGCTGACCGCGGATTTTTAAGCGCGTCCTTTTCCGCAGAAGTTTTCGGTACAGCAAAATAAGCTTCTAGACCTAACTTCTGGAACCCTTGTAAAATCCCTTCCGATATTACTCTGTATGCTTCCGTGACTGTCTTTGGCATTTCTCGGTGTTCTTCGGTAACGATAACGCTATATGTAAGTTCATGTTCATGCAGAACACCCCTTCCGCCAGTCGGCCTGCGAACAAAACCTAAACCATGCTGCTTCACGACATCGATATTAATTTCTCTTTCGATATTCTGGAAGTAACCAACAGATAGGGATGGTGGATCCCATCCATAAAAACGGACCACTGGAGGAATTTTCCCGGCACCATGCCAATCAAGCAAGGCCTCATCAAGCGCCATATTGAAGGAAGGTGAACAGTTTCCTGAATCAATAAATCTCCATACCTCTTTATTCATACATTTTTTACCCCATTTAAAATAGTTTAGAGCTAAGATTTTTATAGTCTAACAAATTAATTTTCAAAAGCAAAGCAGCTTGTTTGAAAGAAATTTATTAAATTCCTTTGCTCTCTGCCATGAAGGCTTATATAATTATAAGTGGCTCAGCTAAGCTTGAAAGGAGAAATATGTTTTGGATACACTTATCTTTTTGATCGTCCTGACAGTTGCGGTTATTCTTTACTCTGTGTTTATGTATTTCCGCCAGAAGAAAATCCTCAAGACCCTGACAGAGGAAGAATTTATAGCTGGATATCGTAAAGCGCAATTAATAGATGTCCGTGAACCGAATGAATTCGCTGGTGGACACATTTTAGGCGCTAGAAATATCCCACTAACCCAACTTAAGACCCGCCTGAAGGAAATCAGGCCGGACAAGCCGGTCTACCTTTATTGCCAGAGCGGATCCCGCAGCGGACGTGCTGCACAGCTGCTTTACAAAAAAGGATATAAGGACTTGAACCATTTACAAGGCGGCTTCAAAAAATGGGGCGGCAAAGTCAAAGCTAAATAAGCAAGATTCCCATAAAATTACCCCTCAGCCGGATGGCTGGGGGGTTTAACTTTTTATATATTGAACTCTAATCGGCTTTTCCTTGTGGACTTTTGTGAAGTTGCACTAGGTTCGGACAGCTTTTCGCTGATCCCCTTTAACCCTCTCCGAAGTCATGCCAGCTTCGAATAAACAAATGCACCAAGCATGAAAATGCAAAAAAGTCCTGCCGAAACAAATCGGCAGGACCTCTATTGTTCTATTCAGCTTTCTGGTAGCGCAATATCGGCTTCCTTGCGGCTGTTGTTTCATCCATACGGCCTACTACTGTGGAGTGTGGCGCTTCCTGGACGATTTCAGGGTTCTCTTCTGCTTCTCTCGCGATCTGGATCATCGCGTCGATGAAGACATCGAGCGTTTCCTTGGATTCTGTTTCTGTCGGCTCGATCATGATCGCCTCTTCCACATTCAACGGGAAGTAAATTGTTGGCGGATGGTAGCCGAAGTCAAGCAGGCGTTTTGCGATATCCAGTGTGCGCACACCAAGCTTCTTCTGGCGCTTGCCGCTGAGGACGAATTCGTGCTTGCAGTGCCTGTTGAATGGCAGGTCATAGTACTCTGCAAGTCTTCTCATCATATAGTTCGCGTTCAGCACAGCATACTCCGTAACGGCCTTCAAGCCATCAGGACCCATTGTGCGGATATACGTATATGCACGGACATTGATGCCGAAGTTGCCGTAGAAAGGCTTAACCCTTCCAATTGACTGCGGACGGTCATAATCGAACTTATAAACGCCATCCTGCTTTGTCACGATTGGTTTTGGCAAGAATGGAATCAGGTCTGCTTTTACACCAACTGGGCCTGAACCTGGGCCGCCGCCGCCGTGTGGTCCTGTGAATGTCTTATGAAGGTTCAAGTGAACAACATCAAAGCCCATGTCCCCAGGACGTGCCTTGGACATTACAGCGTTCAGGTTTGCTCCATCATAGTAAAGCTTTCCGCCTGCGCTGTGGACGATTTCAGCCATTTCAAGGATGTTTTCTTCGAATAGACCAAGAGTGTTCGGATTCGTCAGCATCAATGCCGCTGTATCTTCCCCGACAACCTTCTTAAGGTCTTCTAAATCAACCAGACCGTTTTCATCTGATTTTACAGTAATCGTTTCAAAACCAGCTACTGTTGCTGAAGCTGGATTCGTTCCGTGTGCTGAGTCAGGGACGATTACCTTCGTACGATTATGATCGCCGTTCGCTTCATGATAAGCGCGAATCATCATCAAGCCCGTCCATTCGCCATGTGCCCCGGCTGCCGGCTGAAGAGTCACCTCGTCCATTCCCGTGATTTCAATCAGGTGTTCCTGAAGGTCATACATCAATTCAAGAGCACCCTGGACAGAACTTTCATCCTGCAATGGGTGCAAATGCGCAAAACCGTTGAAGCGAGCGACATTTTCATTCATCTTCGGATTGTATTTCATCGTACATGATCCAAGCGGATAGAATCCGGAATCAACGCCGTGGTTGCGCTTGGATAGTGCAGTATAATGGCGCATGATATCAAGCTCGGAAGCCTCAGGAAGTTCTGGTTCTTCTTCACGAAGGAATCCTTCAGGCAACAGCTCGGATAAGTCGACTTCTGGAATATCCATTTCCGGCAGGCTGTAGCCGACACGGCCTGGTGTGCTTAATTCAAAAATGAGTGGCTGATCTTCCTTATGCATTGATATCCCCCATTTCCTTTACAAACTTATCGATTTCCTCTTTTGTTCTTAATTCAGTAACCGCAACAAGCATGTGGTTTTCGAGATTGGAATCATCACGTCCAAGATCATAGCCGCCGATGATATCCTTTTCAAGTAGCTTTTGGTTCACTTCTTTTACCGGTTTATTCAGCTTGACGACGAATTCATTAAATGTAGGTCCTTCGAATGCGATGTCAAAGCCATTCTCTTTAAAAGCCTTTTTCGCATAGTGAGCTTTCTGGATATTGGCTACAGCCATTTCACGAACGCCCTTTTTGCCAAGAGCTGTCATGGCTACTGAGGCAGCAAGCGCATTCAATGCCTGGTTAGAGCAAATATTGGATGTCGCTTTGTCTCGGCGGATATGCTGTTCCCTTGCCTGAAGTGTCAAAACGAATCCACGGCGACCCTGGTCATCCTTCGTCTGGCCGACAAGTCTGCCTGGAACCTTTCTCATGAGCTTTCCAGAAACTGCGAAGTACCCGCAGTGTGGGCCTCCGAATGCTGTTGGGATTCCAAAAGGCTGAGCGTCTCCGGTAACGATATCCGCATCGAACTTACCTGGAGGCGTCAATGCTCCTAATGCAAGCGGGTTGCTGGATACAACGAACAACGATTTATTTGCATGAACAATTTCTTCGATTTCCTTCATTGATTCAATGCCGCCGAAGAAGTTTGGATACTGTACGATGACAGCAGCAATATCTTCACTTGCCATATCCTTAAGTGCTTCAAGGTCAGTTACGCCGTCCTTGTGAGGTACTTCCACGACATCGATGTACTGGCCCTTTGCATATGTTTTGACTACGTCCTTGTATTCTGGATGTACAGCACTAGAAATCAAAACTTTCTTTCTTCTTGTATGCCCTGCACTAAGCATCGCAGCTTCAGCTAAAGCTGTGCCGCCGTCATACATCGATGAATTCGCTACTTCCATGCCAGTCAATTCACAAATCATCGTTTGGAATTCAAAGATTGCCTGAAGTTCACCCTGTGAAATCTCTGGCTGATAAGGTGTATATGCAGTGTAAAACTCTGAACGCGAGAGAACATGGTCAACAATTACTGGAATGTAATGGTCATATACACCAGCGCCGATAAATGAAGTATTCATTTTCAAATCGGCATTTTTCGCAGCCATCTTTGTCAGTTCTTTCATAAGAGCCGTTTCAGACTTGGCTGGTTTGATGTTGTATTCTCCGGCAAAACGGACTTTTTCAGGAATATCGCTGAACAATTCATCAATCGATGAAACGCCGATGCTTTCCAACATTGCGTTTTTATCACTTTCAGTCAGCGGTAAATAGCGATGCTTCATAACTTTTTCCCCTCTCCGGCTTTTACTTTTTATCTCTCTTATAAAAAGGTGTAGCTGACACAGCAGCTTTCAAGCGTTTTCCGCGGATTTCAACTTCCACTTCATTTCCTAACTCAGTTTCCTTTGCATCAATTAGTGCAAGCCCGATATTTTTCTTGAGCGTCGGCGATTGCGTACCAGTAGTAACTTCACCAATCTGAGTATCCCCTTTATAAACTGGATAGCCATGGCGTGGGATTCCCCTGTCGATCATTTCGATGCCTACAAGTTTTCTAGGCAGGCCATTTTCTTTTTGCTGCTTAAGTGCTTCTTTTCCGATAAAATCCACTTCTTTATTCAGCTTGACCGCAAATCCAATTCCTGCTTCAAGCGGGCTGATTTCTGATGAAAGCTCCTGGCCGTACAATGCCAGATTCGCTTCAAAGCGAAGTGTATCCCGGGCACCAAGTCCGCATGGGAGGACTCCCTCTTCTTTTCCTGCTTCAAGGATTTCATTCCATAGGCTTACAGCATCCTTAGCATCGCAGTAAATTTCAAATCCATCTTCACCTGTATATCCTGTTCGTGATACAAGCGCTTTCTTGCCGTTCAGGACGACTTCTTCACTAAACTTGAAAAATCCGATTATACTCAGGTCATGACCCTGCGAAAGCTTTTGAAGGACTCCCTCAGCAAGTGGTCCCTGTAAAGCAAGCTGTGCCATGCCTTCTGACAAGTTCTCAATTTTCACATTGCCTTCAAGATGATCCTGCAGCCAATCAAAATCTTTTTCGATATTTGACGCATTCACAACAAGGAGGTAATGCTCATCTTCGAGTTTATAAACTAACAAATCATCAACAGTGCCGCCGGTCTCATAACACATAGCTGTGTATTGGGCTCCGCCGTTTTTAAGTTTTGAAACATCATTCGTCATCATCTTTTGTAAATAGTCCAGGCTATCGGGGCCCTTTACCTCGATTTCTCCCATATGAGAAACATCGAATAGACCAGCTTTTGTCCTAACTGCTTCATGCTCTTCCTTGATGCTTGAAAACTGGACAGGTAGTTCCCAGCCTCCAAAATCAACTGTTTTCCCACCGTATTCTTTGTACACTTCAAAAAGCGGTGTCCGTTTTAATTCAGTCATTATGTATCCCCCTTCGTCCTATAGCAAAAAAAATCAGTTTGCACCCGCTCCTTAGATCAGACAGGTCGGACAAGGTCCCCTTCTTGTCAATTAAGCCGCAAAAAAGGACAGAGCACCCCCTCTGAATCTGAGAAGGTCTCTGTCCTTTCACCTGAAAGTTTACCTGTAAAGGCTTTCCCCTTTGGTGGCTCCCACTAAAAAAGCGCTCTCCAGAGATGCGTCAAACAAGAGTTCTTTTGCCTGAGAGATTCACAAAGTTTGCTTGCTCCTTCGGCGCTACTAAAGTAGTCTCTCCCCTTGTTGTCATCCGCAATTATATTATTTTCACAATTGGGCATGCTAGACGTTATTACACATGTCTGCAAACTGACTATTTAAGACTATAAAATGACAAATTTCAAAACATTCAAAAGCTAACTTCATCCTACCATTAGAGAGCCAATTTCGGCAATATATTTATACATTAAAAGAGGTGGATAAAATGACTGTGCAAATCAACTTTGATTCTTCCTGGCAGGACGAAATGGCTGAAAGAATTGATAAGAACGGCCCCTGGGGAAATTGGGAGCTATACAAGCTGGCCGTGGAGATAGAAAAACATACCATTATCCCTGAATTCGAGGGACTTCAGGCACCGTCGCACCTTCCTGAACTCACTCCTCTGCCGCATCAGCTGGAGGTAGCGAAGCAGGTCGTTGAAAACATGAATGGAAAAGCAATACTGGCGGATGAAGTTGGTCTGGGAAAAACAATCGAGGCAGGATTGATTTTGAAAGAATACATGATCAGGGGCCTTGTCAAAAAAGTATTGATTCTTGTTCCTGCTTCCCTAGTCTCGCAGTGGGCAATGGAGCTGAATACAAAATTCCATATCCCTGCTATTGCCCAGAAGAAAAGCTACGTATGGGAGCAATGCGATGTCGTCGTATCTTCGATTGATACGGCCAAGCGTGCACCTCACCGGGACATCATCAATAATTTAAATTATGACCTTATCATTATTGATGAAGCTCATAAGCTAAAAAATAACAAAACAAAAAACTATGAATTTGTCCAAAATCTCAAGAAAAGGTTTTGTCTGCTGCTGACAGCTACACCAATACAAAATCGCATTGAAGAGATCTTCAACCTCGTTTCCTTGTTGAAACCTGGACATCTGGGCAGTGAATCTGTATTCTATGATAAATATAAAAAGGACGCCAGGTCTGTTAATGATGACGAACATCTTAGAGAACTGGTAAATAAAGTGATGATTCGTAACAGGCGCTCTGATACTGGAATCGAATGGACTAAGCGCCATGTAGAAACCATCCCAATCCAGTTCTCGGAAGAAGAACGGGCACTGTACAATTCGGTTCAGACCTTAAGAGGTTCAGAAGCTGGTCTCAGCTCCAGCCAATTCTCGTTAATGACGCTTCAACGTGAAGCGTGCAGCAGCCGGGAAGCTGTTTTCTACACCCTCAGGAACATGCTTCAAAGACAGGAAAATCCCTCTGTCGGATTCCAGAATACCATCGCCCAGCTTATTAAACGAGTAGAGGCTGTAACGAAGAATTCTAAAGCTGAAAAAGCGCTTGAATTAATAAAGCAGATTGATGATAAAGTCATCATTTTCACAGAATATAGGGCCACCCAGCTATACCTTCAATGGTTTTTGAAGCAGCATGGCATCACTTCTGTTCCCTTTCGAGGAGGATTCAAACGCGGCAAAAAGGATTGGATGAGGGAGCTATTCCAGAAAAATGTCCAGGTACTGATCGCAACGGAGGCTGGAGGCGAAGGGATTAACCTGCAATTCTGCAGCCACATCATCAACTTCGACCTTCCCTGGAATCCGATGAGACTTGAACAAAGAATTGGAAGGATTCATCGCCTTGGGCAGGAAAAAGATGTAAAGATATATAATTTCGCGACAAAAGATACCGTTGAAGAGCATGTACTTAAACTTCTATACGAAAAAATCAACCTGTTTGAAAAGGTCATCGGTGAACTTGATGATATCCTCACTAAATTGGAGTTTGGAAATATCGAAGACCATTTGACCGATATTTTTGGAAGATCCACATCTGAAGGGGAGATTCGTATCAAGATGGAAAACCTGACATCGATGATCCAGTTCGCGGAGGAAATGAAGGAGGGAAATCAGCGTGCAGCAACAGGAAATCCATAATTTTCTCGAGAAATATTTTACCGCAAATAGCTGTGAAATGCTTGAGAATGACAAGGGGTATATGACAGTCCAGTTGACTGTCGATCTCGACAAGGAATTGATGAACCGCCCGTTTTACTGGCATTACCTTGAGAAAACCGGCGGCGTACCCAATCCAATGAAGCTGACCTTCATTACCAATAAGCAATATGCGCCAGAAGATATCAAAGGTGAGGTCATCCATTTTGGGTCACCTCGACTTCATCAAATCTTTGCATCGACAAAAAATCTTGCCGGATATATACGGTTGTATCAAAATAATCAATTTCCTACACAGACACCGCTTATACCCTGGATTGGACTGAATATGAAAATATCGTATCAATGTGACCGGAAGCGGGATGTTTTCCATTCGATCGGCCTGCATCTGATCAACGGAAGGATGGTAGAAGACTTCCATGACAGATTATTGAAGCTTCCGCTGAATACAAAAATCCCGGATTACGCCTATACACTTTCTCCATTAATTAAGCCAAAAAGCGGCGTTAGCAGGATACAGTCTTTTTTGACAACAAGAGTTGAACAAGAGGATCATACCTGGGCAGAGCAGGCAAGAAAGCGGTGGCAGAAGGACCTGGAATTACTTCATCATTTTTATGAAGACGAAGAAGAAGAGTCTGATAGCTTTAAGACTGAAAAAGCGGCATTACAGGACCAATATGAACCGAAAGTCAATATAGAAATTGTCAACGGCGGATTATTCTATTTAACAGAAAATGCTTTATAGTAATCCTGCTGGCCAGGATATATTAAATTCCTAATTCAACAACTGAAAAAATAATACCCTCGAAAAAACCCGGCTGTCGCTTTAGCCGGGCTTTCCAGTTATTTGTTCTTTTTCTTTTTTATGCTCGACATCAGCATAAACGGAAGGATGCCAAACCACCTGAAAAGAAAGGTAGCTTCTGCTTCTTTTTTTGCCTGCTTCATCTTCCGGCGCTCTTCCTTGGGCTGGTCGATATATTTTACAACGGTCTGGGTAAGGTATTTAACATAATCATTTGTTTTCACGGTTACACCTTCCTTCATTCGTTAACAAGTATAACCATGACTTACTTTTTCATACGCTGGATGATTTCATTGACGATTATTGACACTGATTTACAGGAAGTATCAATCTCGATAAATGCCGCCTCTCGATAAAATGGAATTCTGCTATTGTACAGTGTTTCAGCAGCTTCAATATTGTTTGTGCTTAATAAAGGCCTGGTGTCGTCATCTTTCAGCCTTTCCATAATGATGCTGAACTCCGCATTCAGAAAGACAACATTCATTTTTCCACTTAAGAATGCTCTGTTCTTTTCCGAGCCAATAATTCCTCCTCCAGTGGAAACAACTGCATCCTTTAAAGGCAGGGAATATAAAACTTTAGACTCCAGTTCACGGAATTTCTCTTCCCCATCAATTGAGAAGATTTCATTAATCGTCTTTCCGGCTAACTTGACAATCTCTTGGTCAGTGTCGTAAACAGCTACTTCAAGCTTTTTGGCTAATTCCTGCGATACGGTTGTCTTGCCCGAACCCATAAAACCAATTAAATAGATAGCTTCCATATCTCATAATCACCTGTCAATTCTTTTCTCTCCATCTTAACATTGCACCGCTTTCCTTGTCATATTGGCCAATACCAAGAGCTTTCTCTCCACTGTCCAGCTTAAGGTTGAAGGTCACTTCTTCTAAACTTCCTGAAACGGCTTGTTTTTGAAAAACAACATCTCCTAACCGATAGTTCAATATTCCTGAGGGCGGCAAATTTCCCTCCCGCAGCATGGCCTCAGCCTGTTTGGCCGAACACAGCATATAGTATTCTTGCAGCCGTATCGTCTCTGTTTCTTTCGCAAATCTTTTTCCTGCGAGATAATTCTCTGTCAGTATCAGCAAAAAGAATGACACTAATAATAAAAAAATCATCGAGAGCGGATAAACAAAACCTTTTTGATTTATGGTTCGACACCCCCAGTTTGAAAAAATTGATGAGCCCTGACTGAATAATCAATTCCTTGGACATCCTTGGCCTTTATCTCTACGCCATCCGCTATTTTTCCAAAGCCGAAGCTTGACAGGTTTTGCATTAAGATTTCATGCCCCTGGTAATTCACTCTCCTCCGCATACTGGAAGCATATTTTTCATAAAGAATGAATTGCCCATCAACCTTCATCAGGAGCTTATCAGGCTGGACAGTCAGCTGCTGCGCCGAACGTATCTCCTTTTTCACCTGGCTGCTAAAGACCTCCCATTCCATTTTCCTCACCGCAGTATCCACAACACGATGATCAAGGATGATTTTCATACCTAGCGGCAGCATCGAGGTAATCATCAAGAATAGCAGAACAGATAAAAGCATTTCAACCATTGTGAAGCCTCGTTCACTCTGCAGGAGCACATTTTTGGTGTTGTTTCTGAGCGATATCATAATGAATACAAACCTCCCACGAAGAATCCCCCTCATTCTTAGTGACCACTACTTCATACAGCTCGCCATTCTGCTCAATGTATCCTCTGCCAGAATCGGTTCCAGTAA is from Mesobacillus boroniphilus and encodes:
- a CDS encoding lipoate--protein ligase family protein — its product is MNKEVWRFIDSGNCSPSFNMALDEALLDWHGAGKIPPVVRFYGWDPPSLSVGYFQNIEREINIDVVKQHGLGFVRRPTGGRGVLHEHELTYSVIVTEEHREMPKTVTEAYRVISEGILQGFQKLGLEAYFAVPKTSAEKDALKNPRSAVCFDAPSWYELVVEGRKVAGSAQTRQKGVILQHGSILLDLDEDKLFSLFKYPNDRVKERMQKAFKTKAVAINEISSRKITLEEAKEAFKSGFEDGLGIILEPYILSQEELDYVNALAKNKYESDEWNFKR
- a CDS encoding rhodanese-like domain-containing protein, whose amino-acid sequence is MYFRQKKILKTLTEEEFIAGYRKAQLIDVREPNEFAGGHILGARNIPLTQLKTRLKEIRPDKPVYLYCQSGSRSGRAAQLLYKKGYKDLNHLQGGFKKWGGKVKAK
- the gcvPB gene encoding aminomethyl-transferring glycine dehydrogenase subunit GcvPB; the protein is MHKEDQPLIFELSTPGRVGYSLPEMDIPEVDLSELLPEGFLREEEPELPEASELDIMRHYTALSKRNHGVDSGFYPLGSCTMKYNPKMNENVARFNGFAHLHPLQDESSVQGALELMYDLQEHLIEITGMDEVTLQPAAGAHGEWTGLMMIRAYHEANGDHNRTKVIVPDSAHGTNPASATVAGFETITVKSDENGLVDLEDLKKVVGEDTAALMLTNPNTLGLFEENILEMAEIVHSAGGKLYYDGANLNAVMSKARPGDMGFDVVHLNLHKTFTGPHGGGGPGSGPVGVKADLIPFLPKPIVTKQDGVYKFDYDRPQSIGRVKPFYGNFGINVRAYTYIRTMGPDGLKAVTEYAVLNANYMMRRLAEYYDLPFNRHCKHEFVLSGKRQKKLGVRTLDIAKRLLDFGYHPPTIYFPLNVEEAIMIEPTETESKETLDVFIDAMIQIAREAEENPEIVQEAPHSTVVGRMDETTAARKPILRYQKAE
- the gcvPA gene encoding aminomethyl-transferring glycine dehydrogenase subunit GcvPA, which gives rise to MKHRYLPLTESDKNAMLESIGVSSIDELFSDIPEKVRFAGEYNIKPAKSETALMKELTKMAAKNADLKMNTSFIGAGVYDHYIPVIVDHVLSRSEFYTAYTPYQPEISQGELQAIFEFQTMICELTGMEVANSSMYDGGTALAEAAMLSAGHTRRKKVLISSAVHPEYKDVVKTYAKGQYIDVVEVPHKDGVTDLEALKDMASEDIAAVIVQYPNFFGGIESMKEIEEIVHANKSLFVVSSNPLALGALTPPGKFDADIVTGDAQPFGIPTAFGGPHCGYFAVSGKLMRKVPGRLVGQTKDDQGRRGFVLTLQAREQHIRRDKATSNICSNQALNALAASVAMTALGKKGVREMAVANIQKAHYAKKAFKENGFDIAFEGPTFNEFVVKLNKPVKEVNQKLLEKDIIGGYDLGRDDSNLENHMLVAVTELRTKEEIDKFVKEMGDINA
- the gcvT gene encoding glycine cleavage system aminomethyltransferase GcvT, translating into MTELKRTPLFEVYKEYGGKTVDFGGWELPVQFSSIKEEHEAVRTKAGLFDVSHMGEIEVKGPDSLDYLQKMMTNDVSKLKNGGAQYTAMCYETGGTVDDLLVYKLEDEHYLLVVNASNIEKDFDWLQDHLEGNVKIENLSEGMAQLALQGPLAEGVLQKLSQGHDLSIIGFFKFSEEVVLNGKKALVSRTGYTGEDGFEIYCDAKDAVSLWNEILEAGKEEGVLPCGLGARDTLRFEANLALYGQELSSEISPLEAGIGFAVKLNKEVDFIGKEALKQQKENGLPRKLVGIEMIDRGIPRHGYPVYKGDTQIGEVTTGTQSPTLKKNIGLALIDAKETELGNEVEVEIRGKRLKAAVSATPFYKRDKK
- a CDS encoding DEAD/DEAH box helicase; this encodes MTVQINFDSSWQDEMAERIDKNGPWGNWELYKLAVEIEKHTIIPEFEGLQAPSHLPELTPLPHQLEVAKQVVENMNGKAILADEVGLGKTIEAGLILKEYMIRGLVKKVLILVPASLVSQWAMELNTKFHIPAIAQKKSYVWEQCDVVVSSIDTAKRAPHRDIINNLNYDLIIIDEAHKLKNNKTKNYEFVQNLKKRFCLLLTATPIQNRIEEIFNLVSLLKPGHLGSESVFYDKYKKDARSVNDDEHLRELVNKVMIRNRRSDTGIEWTKRHVETIPIQFSEEERALYNSVQTLRGSEAGLSSSQFSLMTLQREACSSREAVFYTLRNMLQRQENPSVGFQNTIAQLIKRVEAVTKNSKAEKALELIKQIDDKVIIFTEYRATQLYLQWFLKQHGITSVPFRGGFKRGKKDWMRELFQKNVQVLIATEAGGEGINLQFCSHIINFDLPWNPMRLEQRIGRIHRLGQEKDVKIYNFATKDTVEEHVLKLLYEKINLFEKVIGELDDILTKLEFGNIEDHLTDIFGRSTSEGEIRIKMENLTSMIQFAEEMKEGNQRAATGNP
- a CDS encoding YqhG family protein, with product MQQQEIHNFLEKYFTANSCEMLENDKGYMTVQLTVDLDKELMNRPFYWHYLEKTGGVPNPMKLTFITNKQYAPEDIKGEVIHFGSPRLHQIFASTKNLAGYIRLYQNNQFPTQTPLIPWIGLNMKISYQCDRKRDVFHSIGLHLINGRMVEDFHDRLLKLPLNTKIPDYAYTLSPLIKPKSGVSRIQSFLTTRVEQEDHTWAEQARKRWQKDLELLHHFYEDEEEESDSFKTEKAALQDQYEPKVNIEIVNGGLFYLTENAL
- a CDS encoding YqzE family protein; protein product: MKTNDYVKYLTQTVVKYIDQPKEERRKMKQAKKEAEATFLFRWFGILPFMLMSSIKKKKNK
- a CDS encoding shikimate kinase, producing the protein MEAIYLIGFMGSGKTTVSQELAKKLEVAVYDTDQEIVKLAGKTINEIFSIDGEEKFRELESKVLYSLPLKDAVVSTGGGIIGSEKNRAFLSGKMNVVFLNAEFSIIMERLKDDDTRPLLSTNNIEAAETLYNSRIPFYREAAFIEIDTSCKSVSIIVNEIIQRMKK
- the comGG gene encoding competence type IV pilus minor pilin ComGG yields the protein MLILTENYLAGKRFAKETETIRLQEYYMLCSAKQAEAMLREGNLPPSGILNYRLGDVVFQKQAVSGSLEEVTFNLKLDSGEKALGIGQYDKESGAMLRWREKN
- the comGF gene encoding competence type IV pilus minor pilin ComGF, translated to MISLRNNTKNVLLQSERGFTMVEMLLSVLLFLMITSMLPLGMKIILDHRVVDTAVRKMEWEVFSSQVKKEIRSAQQLTVQPDKLLMKVDGQFILYEKYASSMRRRVNYQGHEILMQNLSSFGFGKIADGVEIKAKDVQGIDYSVRAHQFFQTGGVEP